The Scatophagus argus isolate fScaArg1 chromosome 4, fScaArg1.pri, whole genome shotgun sequence DNA window GGAGATTTTTGCTAGGAAGTTCAACACTCTGTTTGCCCAGGGAAGCTATTCGGAGGCCGCAAAGGTTGCTGCATCAGCACCCAAGGTACGCCTGTTTTTACTGCTGCATTGTAGTGTGAGGAAAATTCAAAAATGTCTAGGaaatataattacatttatatttaagtattgttttgtttatcaaaATCAGTAGATGTAACTAGATTTAATGGCATTTCAATTTTGCTCCTGTTATTCCTCAATTCATCGTCACCTTGCCTCCTCTAAGGGTATCTTGCGGACGGCAGAGACCATCCGTAAATTTCAGAGTGTCCCAGCCCAGCCTGGCCAGGCCTCTCCGTTGTTGCAGTACTTTGGTATTCTGCTGGATCAGGGGCAGCTCAACAAGTTTGAATCCCTGGAGCTGTGCAGGCCTGTCCTGCAGCAGGGCCGCAAGCAATTGCTGGAGAAATGGCTGAAGGAGGACAAGGTAGAACTGCAGATTTGGAACAACCAGACTGCATTTGTAAACTTGGGCTGATGCGCAGATATACAGTAGACTCATTTCAAAAGTGATAATGGAAGTGATGGTGgttgtcagtaaacacaatGTTTACCCTGTAGTACCGTCTACACAGTGATCACTAACTCATAACTGGCTACTGTGATTGAATCTGTGTTGTAGCTGGAGTGCTCAGAGGAGCTGGGAGACCTGGTGAAGGCCTCTGACCCCACCCTCGCTCTTAGTGTGTACCTCAGAGCTAACGTCCCCAACAAGGTCATCCAGTGCTTCGCTGAGACTGGCCAGTTCCAGAAGATAGTGCTGTATGCTAAAAAGGTAATCGCTTCCCTTTTCCATTCCCTTATTTAGCTCTGCAATGACATGTTTATTCACTGCATGCATAATTCAACATATGAAAACACCACACAGTATGATTTGGTCAACGATTTTACATTATTTCGTGCCTAGAAATGTGATTGTATAAAATCATTATCACTGAACTGAGAATTGCATTTTTATCCAACTGTGCTCTTGCAGGTGGGCTACACCCCAGACTGGGTGTTTTTGCTGAGAAATGTGATGCGTGTCAATCCAGAGCAGGGCCTGCAGTTTGCCCAGATGCTGGTCCAGGACGAGGAGCCGCTGGCCAACATCAACCAGGTAATGTGCCCATCAGCATGACCACCTCACTGGACACCGACATGCGATGTTGCTCCTACACATGctctccttttttaaaatctacaaATTTatcctcacacatgcacacaaacacacaaagtgccCAGTGTGGGAGCCTTCATCTGTGTTATTCCAGATGTGCCAGCAATGCAAAGAATTCACTGAGTCAGTTACCCCCTCCTCTTTTTAAAGCCACATCCTTGCTGTGCTCAGTCCAGATCTTAACCAGAGAACTTGAGCTTCTCTTAAGTTAATACACACACTTGTTTTCAATTGTGGCCTCCACAGATGTTGTTAAATATGAAAAGCACCAGCAAAATCTGGCCCCTGGGCTTGTGATTCTCAAGAGCATGAGACTCTAATTTTACCTTGCGTGCTAACGCAAATCATGGTCCCCACATGGTAGAAAAATCCAAAATTTTTTCCTTATGTCAttctttctattttatttctcttgccCTATGGTAGATCGTAGACGTGTTCATGGAGGGCAACCTGATCCAGCAGTgcacttccttcctgttggaTGCTTTAAAGAACAACCGCCCTGCCGAAGGACACTTACAGACACGTCTGCTTGAGATGAACCTCATACATGCCCCCCAGGTGAACGTTCAGACTGGAGCGATTGTCCTGATTACAAAAAGCAAACTTCCCCTGTGATAGTATTAAACaggatttgtgtgtgcatgaactTATTTAGGTAGCAGATGCAATCCTGGGGAACCAGATGTTCACCCATTATGACCGTGCCCATGTTGCTCAGCTGTGTGAGAAGGCAGGTCTACTGCAGAGAGCTCTTGAACACTACACCGACCTGTATGATATCAAACGAGCCGTGGTGCACACGCATCTGCTCAACCCAGAGGTATGCCGGTGGATGTTGGGTCACGCCTGTGAATATTGCTCTCTTGGGAGcctttcctcctcccttcttgCCTTGCTGTCTcaatttttgtctttattctgATTCTCCTTTTAGTGGCTGGTGAACTTCTTTGGTTCATTATCAGTAGAAGATTCTCTGGAGTGCTTAAGGGCCATGTTGTCCGCCAACATCAGGCAaaacctgcagctctgtgtccAGGTAGCATCTAAGTATCATGAGCAGCTGGGGACTCAGTCATTAGTGGAGCTCTTTGAATCCTTCAAGAGTTATGAGGGTAGGTATCACACATAAGTGGGAGTTTGAGTGCAGACTGAGGGCATGTTGGattaaagtgagaaaatgtgttaaatggGTAATTTTACCATTTTTGTGCAGGTTTTAAGTCATCGTAACTAAGCTAAGTTTTGTGCTGTTCTCAACTTTCATCTGTACCAAAGGCCTGTTTTACTTCCTCGGGTCGATTGTGAACTTCAGCCAGGAGCCTGATGTTCACTTTAAATACATCCAGGCTGCCTGTAAAACAGGCCAGATCAAAGAAGTGGAAAGAATCTGTCGAGAGAGCAACTGCTACGACCCGGAGAGGGTTAAAAACTTCCTCAAGGTAAAAGCATTCCCTATGTCATAGCATTAAGGATGGATTTTATCATTTGGTagcattttttaataaatgttatacatttgattcagtttaattttttgtttttcctgtcataGGAGGCCAAGCTAACAGACCAGCTTCCTCTTATCATTGTGTGTGACCGTTTTGACTTCGTCCATGACCTGGTGCTCTACCTCTACCGCAATAATCTACAAAAATACATAGAAATCTATGTACAGAAGGTAAGATCAAAGCCACTGATGAGACTTTATGCATTGTTACTACTTACTCCAAGCCTTATTTTCACTCCATGTTGACATCTTTATTTAGaatttgttgcatttgttttcaggtGAACCCCAGTCGTTTACCAGTGGTGATAGGGGGTCTGTTGGATGTGGACTGTGCTGAGGATGTTATTAAGAACCTGATCATGGTGGTCAGAGGGCAGTTTTCCACTGATGAGTTGGTGGAGGAGGtagagaagagaaacaggtAAATGACCAATGGTTCCACTTTGTCTTGTCATCAGGCAcagctgcttctgtttgttGAACTGGATGCAATGTCTGAATAATACTTATGCATCAAAATGATGGGGACCTGATGCAAAAATCTAAGTTGCGTTCAGTTGAACCGCTTCAATAATGTGTCTAGATGTCGTGATTACGTAGGCTGTGTTTACAACACAGGTCATGCTTGTGGTCTGCTTGAACCAATTGACTGTCCATTTGTCTTTTAATGACAGAATGGACTACttaacagaaagacacagaagtCAAAAAAGCACTaccttggaaaaaaaataatcatctcTTTCTCAATGATGCCTGAGAGGGTGAACTGCAATAAAGTTGGAAGCACCGTGCTGgcaaaaatttaaatattaatagaGTCATCTATCTGAgctcacagaaacagaagtgGCTGAAATATgcacataaataaatctgaGTAAATATGTGGgttcctgtgtttgtcttttgctttgtgtacaCTTGCTAGTGTCTGCATTATGGAAgctcaaataaatatttttgttttgccatgAAAAATGGTCCCACTGTTGACTCTCTCTGTGCCTTTTAAGTAGAACTGTTATCCTACTCTGTTTTTTTCGTGGATGCCTCAGTATTATTTGGAGATTAATTGTTCTTCGTCTGTTGCAGCTATTTGTTCATTCCGTATCCGAATATGAATGTTAGAAAGTGTAAACATGAATACTTGGAATAAATGACCCTGCTGAATGTgcaacactgccatctagtTTTGTGGTTGAGCATAATACAGAAAGCCTCTTCTAAAAGTTATTTGATGAAGTTGatgatttccattttcttctcagGTTAAAACTTCTATTGCCGTGGCTGGAGTCTCGTATCCATGAAGGATGCGAGGAGCCAGCTACCCACAATGCACTTGCCAAGATTTACAttgacagcaacaacacaccTGAGCGCTTCCTAAAGGAGAACCCGTTCTATGACAGCGCTGTCGTTGGCAAATACTGCGAGAAGAGAGACCCCCACCTGGCCTGTGTGGCTTATGAGAGAGGACAGTGTGACCTGGAGCTTATCAAAGTGTGTGGATCACATGATGTAGCATCCAAATGTTCAGTCAAATAACTCTAAAAGAGATAAaactttaatcatttttatgttttcttctcaGGTGTGCAATGAGAACTCGTTATTCAAAAGTGAGGCTCGATATCTGGTACGACGGAAAGATCCAGAGCTTTGGGCAAATGTGTTAGAAGAAAACAATCCTTTCAGAAGACAACTCATTGACCAGGTTAGATGTCCTCCAGCTCATCTCATTAAGCGACTGTGAATGAGTgctatttttcagtgtttatttttgtcttctccCTCTTTGATCCCATGTCAGGTGGTCCAGACTGCCCTGTCAGAGACCCAGGACCCAGAAGAGGTGTCAGTCACAGTCAAGGCCTTCATGACTGCAGACCTGCCCAACGAGCTGATTGAGCTGCTGGAGAAGATCGTGCTCGATAACTCTGTCTTCAGTGAGCACAGGTACAGCACACTTACCGTCTGTTAGGCTTTATAATAATTTGGCTACAAtacttttttgtcatctttttaaatAATCCCTTTGTTCTTTGTATTTTCCCAGAAACCTCCAGAACCTGCTGATTCTGACGGCCATCAAGGCAGACCGTACTCGTGTGATGGAGTACATTAACAGGCTAGACAACTATGATGCCCCAGACATTGCTAATATCGCCATCAGCAATGAGCTCTTTGAGGAAGCGTTTGCCATTTTCAAGAAGTTTGATGTCAACACCTCCGCCATAcaggtaaaataaatgtattactGCTCGAGCTGCCCTCATACTATTACTTTAAGTACTAAAGTCAGGTACTTATGGGCTGTTCAAAGTTACTTTAATATGAGTATCAGTTCAACTGCAAGTTTGTCAGTCGAGcataacataataaaacatcCTCACTGCAGGGCATATTTATAATATACTTAAGGTTGAGTCCTTTTAAAATGATTGATTTGGTTTATAAAACGTCTTACATTGTCCAAATTGGCCAGTGCTATGTATTGCTGCAAgtaaactgtaaattaaaactgttaacTTACTTTTATTCGCAGTGTTTTATCTCACACCttctgcaatttcccagcctaAAATGCAAAACTCCTTGTTTCTGTAGGTACTAATAGAGCACATAGGGAACTTGGATCGTGCCTACGAGTTTGCTGAGCGCTGTAATGAGCCTGCGGTGTGGAGCCAGTTGGGCAGAGCtcagctgcacagagacctgGTCAAGGAGGCCATTGACTCATATATTAAAGCAGTTGACCCCTCAGCTTACATGGAGGTGGTCAATGCCGCCAGCAAGAACAGTAAGCCGTTCGCTTGGTAGCACAACTCTGCTTCAAACCAATAGCTCCCATTTTAGTTGTCTCTCTTGTGTGATTGATCTGAGATGATCTTGAAggtgttgtttgtattttgcagATAACTGGGAAGACTTGGTTAAATTCCTCCAAATGGCCCGAAAGAAAGCGAGAGAGTCTTACGTGGAGACTGAGCTGATCTTTGCTTTAGCTAAAACAAATCGTCTAGCTGAGCTAGAGGAATTTGTGAGCGGGCCCAACAATGCTCACATACAACAGGTGAGAAAAATGTCCCAGCTGTTGTATTAAGAGGAATTTGTAGCTGTCGCAGAATGTGAGTGTTGTTCTTTGCCAGAATACTGAACACTTACCAGTAACTGCGTATCTATCTGCtaatttctttccttctccagGTGGGCGATAGATGTTATGAGGAGGGCATGTATGAAGCGGCCAAGCTCTTGTACAACAACGTGTCCAACTTTGCTCGCCTTGCATCGACACTCGTCCACCTTGGAGAGTACCAGGCAGCTGTGGACAGCGCCAGGAAAGCCAACAGCACACGGACATGGAAAGAGGTAACTATGACTCCTGTACCATGTTCATGCCACTGCATTAGTCAGTTTGTAGCCTCATATATACCATTCATATCCACATCCTAGTCCTAATTACTACTGGGATGTCTGATGTATCCGACTTGGCCCACAATCAGTAAACAAACATTGATACCTAATACCAAAAATGACCAGACTCTTTTGTGGTTTATTATGCCAGTGCATCAGAGTTGACAATTTAGTCATAAATTACAGTGTTGTTAAGAAGGCAAACAAGATGTGTGTTTAATATTTCTCTCTGCTTATTTAATGTTGCCCTGCTGAAGCCTTTTTTTGTTAATGTCGTGACATTCACTTCCGTCTACTGCTGCGTTAGAAAAGTGATAGAAGTATAATATAACTAGTAACTGATTGATCACGCCGGTATGTGCACTCTTGAAGAGATGCACCCTCTGAAAGGTGGTTATGAGAAAATTCATCAAGCCAcaaggtgatgaagatgattttttttttttttttttaaattgttttctctctcgTCTTGTTAACGCTCCCTCCTGTCATCAGGTGTGTTTCGCATGTGTGGATGGCGAGGAGTTTCGTCTGGCGCAAATATGTGGCCTTCACATAGTGATCCATGCAGACGAGCTGGAGGACCTGATCAGCTACTATCAGGACCGCGGGTACTTTGAGGAACTCATCGCTCTGCTGGAGGCTGCACTCGGTCTGGAGCGGGCTCACATGGGCATGTTCACCGAGCTCGCCATCCTCTACTCAAAGTTCAAGCCTCAGAAGATGAGGGAGCACCTGGAGCTCTTCTGGTCCAGAGTCAACATcccaaaggtgtgtgtgtgtgtgttatcatcaTTTGTAATAAATCAAAGAGTTCAAACATGAGGCGGCTGCTTGTGTGCTGTGAAATCTTTTGATTTATTACTCTGCAAAGATTTCAGCTTCTCATCAGCACCCTGGAAAAAGAGTAATGCTGTGCACCGTCGATACCTTTTCGTTTTTTTCAAAGCTGGCCCTGTACTAACATATTGCTGTTGCCTTGTGGTGATTAGACATTCTTTTACCCTTTAAGCAGTTAAAATCTATctgtatgaaaatggaaaaagctgtttttcttttcccttaAAGCTTTCTGTGCTCTCTGCCTCGACAGTACTAGATTTCTAAAAAATGGGCTCATTTTAAATCTATTACCTTCATTGATCAAGTTTCCTCAGGTATTTGCACTTCATCCTGTTAACTCCATGTTAGTATATGTGGGTAAAAATGTAGGAGATTAGAAAATGAGTCATACAGCATTTCTGTCTTATGTCTTTCatcatgctgttttgtttgttatctGCTTCTAGATCTAAATATGCGTTATAGCCAGATATACTCAGTATTGCACCATGGATTTAACCAAACATGAAAGAGAGCTTCAGTTTTAAACCTAAATGACTTTcacattgttgttgtgttttctgggTTTACCAGGTCCTTCGTGCAGCAGAGCAGTCTCATTTATGGGCAGAGCTGGTTTTCCTTTACGACAAATATGAGGAGTATGACAACGCTGTCCTCACAATGATGTCTCATCCGACAGATGCGTGGAAAGAAGGGTTGTTCAAAGACATAATTGCAAAGGTAAACAGAAGTATTTGTGACTGAACTTTGTATTTCCTGTTCAAATGTCTTTACTGTTTGTGATCTTCGTATGGATCATTTATTTCTCCTCAGGTTGCCAATGTGGAGCTGTACTATAAATCTCTGTCCTTCTACCTGGAATACAAACCCCTCTTACTGAATGACCTACTGACTATTCTGTCTCCACGGCTGGACCACAGCCGAGCTGTCTCTTTCTTCGGCAAGGTAACCGGCGGCGAGGTCAAACTCTACAAATCCAACCTTGTATAATGCTCTTTACCTTTGCCATGCAGAGCAAAAACATGATATAACAGGACTCGGGTTGTTTGTGCTTAACCAGGTGAACCAGCTGAAGCTGGTCAAGCCTTACCTGAGATCTGTCCAGAATCACAACAACAAGTCAGTCAACGAAGCTCTCAACAACCtgctgacagaggaggaagactaCCAGGTCTGTCACTGAGGTTGATTATAGAAAGCTGACAAAATAATGACTTGGTGAGAGcagataaaataattttgtcttAAATTTGTCTTATGCTTCTGCAGGTAGAGCGATAATTTGTTTGTCCTCCCTGGAGTTGTGTTATTTGTTGGATGCAATTCCATCTAATGGTAGCCACATTTTGTATATAGCAGTGCTCTCAATCAGCACTGACATTATTTTGTTCTGTCTCCTGCTGATGGCATGTGAGGGGAACATTTTGAAATAGTAAGTCGAAATAGTAGTCAGTATACCAAGCTCTTCTGTGGTCGGTGGGGTGGCTAGTGCAGGTGTCCCTCATCTCACAATCTGtgatgcattcattttttaattctgtgtgttaCTCATAGGGCCTGAGAGCATCCATTGATGCCTATGACAACTTTGACACGATTGGCCTGGCACAAAGGTTAGAGAAACATGAACTGATTGAGTTCAGGCGTATTGCTGCTTACCTGTACAAGGGCAACAACCGCTGGAGACAGAGTGTAGAGCTCTGCAAGAAAGACAAACTCTACAAGGTAAGAAAACAAGTGTTTCTGCTCTTGCAGCTACCTCCACATTCCTACAGATGgcactgtttgcttttttattctGCTGGTTGACATGCAATATCTAGAGATGCTGTAGATACATGGACTAGCTAAGCAAAGACAGGACAGTCACCAGAAGTTGTCTCTTCACAGATGTTAATTCATGGAGGCGTTCATGTTCATAACAAAtcaatttaacacatttaatttctgtctttcccAGGATGCCATGCTTTACGCTGCAGAGTCTAAGGATGCTGAGCTGGCAGAGACTCTGCTCCAGTGGTTCCTGGAGGAGGGCAGGAAGGAGTGCTTTGCTGCCTGTCTGTTCGCCTCCTATGATCTGCTGCACCCTGATGTGGTCCTGGAGTTGGCCTGGAGACACAACATCATGGACTTTGCCATGCCATACTTCATCCAGGTCATGAGAGAGTACCTCACAAAGGTTAGTACTCCACTGAGCAACAACACAATGAGTTAATGTTTTTCATTGGTCATCTTTAGTTTCTGCTTTAGTGGAAGATTTAGATTtaattgctgtatttttttagaGGAGACAAGTTTgaaattgtgcatttttacagtgtactaaaatcagtttatttttcttagaTTGTTTGATTTCCTGTAGAAACCTGTCCTGACAGGTGGGAGGTGGACGGTAATCTGTATTATCTCAAAAACAGCTCATACGGGCCATTTTTAGTTTCGACGAGAGAGAAAGCCTTTTTAAGCAAAGGTAGTAAAGTACCGTATATTTGCCTGTAATCTCCCTCTGGTCGTCATGATGTCCTAAAATGCTGACCTGTGGACATGTGAGGTCACACGGGGTCATCTCTTTGGGTTCTTTTCCAGGTTGATGAGTTTGCAGCGAAGGTGACGGTCTCTGGccctctttttatttcttttatgtgttctgtctgttttttgttgtaactTATCTCTTAGGTTTCTGATGTAGGAACCTAGCATGGACACTGTAGACTGTGGCCTAACTAGCTCTGGTCCTGGAGAGATGTGGTATCATGTGCAGGCTTTTGCTTCACTTCAGcaccaacatgttttttttttttttttttttttttttttaagacatttaaAGTTTATCTCCTGAAAGCAGTTTCTAAATTATCCTCTTGGGGAACCTCATTGTCATGGTGGTTTGGGTTaatgaaattcattcattttcatgaaaAAGCTTTCATCTGTCAAGCAGAAACAAATTCAAGAAAATATGAGAATGAGGAAGATAAGCACTGCTGCCTATCgattttcagtgtaaataagaGGAGGCTAAATGTGGGAATAATTTATTGTAACTTTGaacaaaaagttttgttttctaattagATATATGATATGCTTTGCAAAAGTTCTTGACTGCAAAGGTCTGAGAAGCACTTTATAAAGGAATACATCTGCTACCTGTTAACAATGAATATAAACTCTGATTAGCTGCTGGTTTTGTTATGGAGGATGGAAGATGATTAAAATCATTCAACAGACTTTTTATGATTGAGGGCTCAGCAGACTTCACTGTGTCCAGGATGTTTAGTGTCGGACCAGTTTAGAGCCTCTACAGTAACTTTAAACGCTGTGTTGATGACTGGAGCCAAAGCCTGTGCGTCATCTTGTTCTTCAGGACCAGGACTAGCCTGTTCTGGCCTAACAGATTCCTCTCACCTTCTAACTCCTCTCTTTTTGGGGCTGCATCTAGTGTTAAGTGGCATTTTtaactcattttttaaaatcttaactATTTCAGTTGTGCTGTGCAAATCAAAAGATAGATGTTAGAGTGCATATTGtataaacatgacaaacatggTGGTCTTTCCGCTTTGCTAATGCTCTCCATAGACCAGTAATGAATATGGGTGAGAAGATCGAGCCACTCCAGACTTGGTAGATGCATCCCCATGTTTCTAACTTTTAGTTTCAAATACTTTAACGGTCAGATCTATGCGGGGCTACAAACACTAACTTCAGAGGGTATGGAGTCCCATTTCTTCTGCCTCTGGGAGGAATTCTCTCAGTTTATTTCAGCTAATCAGGAAGTTGAACCTCTGGGAACCAAACACTTTGTTCCGTAAATCACTGGTCAAACTGGTAGGGGGTGAATCTAgcagccagccaatcaggaggTGAAAAACCAGCTTCACAGTAGTTAAGCACATACCGAGAGAGCACTGACATTTCGAGATGTCATGGGCGCCATCTCATTGTTGAATATGAACAGGCAGCATGGCAAAGTGATGCCTTGTTTTATAATAAAATCACATCAGTGTAATTAGATGCCAGAAATTATTCTTCATTCACACACGGCATATTGTTTTGTAGTCATACACAGAAAAGTGATgctgtttaacatttttactcttttgccccacctttttttttgtttcttgaaaTTATGACCAAACAGAAATTCTCAATATTATATTTTCCATTAAATGAGTTGAACGATTGTTTAAACTGATTTCCACTTACATCAGAAACCTTTTTAGTATTCAGCTGTCTTTCCACATTTGAAGCACAATGCCTGATTATGTCTTTGCACTTATTGACTCGGAAGATTGGCACTACAACCTACTCACTGCGCAAATACTGTATGCCTGGCAAGGATAAGCTTAATCTGTGAGCTTCTAATATGTAGCTTGATTTTagtacagaaatacacaaaatctGCCAGGAGGGCCCGCTTACAGCCATGAATGCGATGCATGTGGAAGCTGTGATTGTCATTTGTTGAGATGTAGCATCAGCATACAGACGTGCAGAGCTTCTCCTTTAATAACATATTAATTCACAATATAATATTCCTTTGACTTTAAATCCCacgttattttttttcttttaaagggtcagttcacgcacttcacaacaacaacaacaacaacaaagtttttTCCACCGCTTCGTCCTGCCAGTGTGTATCTgcttgtatttctgtttctcaaaacctaacaaaaaaaatatatatatatctaaaaaaaaaataacattttagaaACTCAAATTCAAATATAATGCCCTTGTTATCTTGTCATCTgtgataatccacagaccttgaTGTCAACACTGGAAGCCATTCTCTgctgaatgtaaataaaaaaaaaaaatagttaaagCTGTTGGCAATGATTTCTGTGAGTTATTCGATGATGAACAAGGACATCATATCTGATGAGACTGAGatcaacataaataaaactgaattgtaCTGAAAAGAGCTCTCGGCAGTCACTATCTGCACATGGAGATACCAGTGGGgtttaagtgtttattttgttgtttgtgatttGGGTGAACAGACTCTTCAACTGTTGATTTAACATTTGTACTGGAAACTGTATTAGAAATTCTCACCAAATCTGCATGGCATCTTCTCTTAGGTAACCTTAGAACATCTGTGAAGTACTGTGTGCCTTTCTTAAGAGGATGTGAT harbors:
- the cltcl1 gene encoding clathrin heavy chain 1 isoform X5, whose translation is MAQILPIRFQEHLQLQNMGVNPANIGFSYLTMESDKFICIREKVGEQNQVVIVDMSDPTNPIRRPISADSAIMNPASKVIALKAAKTLQIFNIEMKSKVKAHTMTEEVMFWKWISVNTVALVTDSAVYHWSMEGDSQPTKVFDRHASLAGCQIINYRTDEQQKWLLLIGISAQQNRVVGAMQLYSVDRKVSQPIEGHAAAFGEFKVEGNAKPSTLFCFAVRSQAGGKLHIIEVGQPAAGNQPFAKKAVDVFFPPEAQTDFPVAMQIGSKHGVIYLITKYGYIHLYDLESGVCIYMNRISAETIFVTAPHEATSGIIGVNKKGQVLSVCVEEENIINYATNVLQNPDLALRMAVRSNLAGAEEIFARKFNTLFAQGSYSEAAKVAASAPKGILRTAETIRKFQSVPAQPGQASPLLQYFGILLDQGQLNKFESLELCRPVLQQGRKQLLEKWLKEDKLECSEELGDLVKASDPTLALSVYLRANVPNKVIQCFAETGQFQKIVLYAKKVGYTPDWVFLLRNVMRVNPEQGLQFAQMLVQDEEPLANINQIVDVFMEGNLIQQCTSFLLDALKNNRPAEGHLQTRLLEMNLIHAPQVADAILGNQMFTHYDRAHVAQLCEKAGLLQRALEHYTDLYDIKRAVVHTHLLNPEWLVNFFGSLSVEDSLECLRAMLSANIRQNLQLCVQVASKYHEQLGTQSLVELFESFKSYEGLFYFLGSIVNFSQEPDVHFKYIQAACKTGQIKEVERICRESNCYDPERVKNFLKEAKLTDQLPLIIVCDRFDFVHDLVLYLYRNNLQKYIEIYVQKVNPSRLPVVIGGLLDVDCAEDVIKNLIMVVRGQFSTDELVEEVEKRNRLKLLLPWLESRIHEGCEEPATHNALAKIYIDSNNTPERFLKENPFYDSAVVGKYCEKRDPHLACVAYERGQCDLELIKVCNENSLFKSEARYLVRRKDPELWANVLEENNPFRRQLIDQVVQTALSETQDPEEVSVTVKAFMTADLPNELIELLEKIVLDNSVFSEHRNLQNLLILTAIKADRTRVMEYINRLDNYDAPDIANIAISNELFEEAFAIFKKFDVNTSAIQVLIEHIGNLDRAYEFAERCNEPAVWSQLGRAQLHRDLVKEAIDSYIKAVDPSAYMEVVNAASKNNNWEDLVKFLQMARKKARESYVETELIFALAKTNRLAELEEFVSGPNNAHIQQVGDRCYEEGMYEAAKLLYNNVSNFARLASTLVHLGEYQAAVDSARKANSTRTWKEVCFACVDGEEFRLAQICGLHIVIHADELEDLISYYQDRGYFEELIALLEAALGLERAHMGMFTELAILYSKFKPQKMREHLELFWSRVNIPKVLRAAEQSHLWAELVFLYDKYEEYDNAVLTMMSHPTDAWKEGLFKDIIAKVANVELYYKSLSFYLEYKPLLLNDLLTILSPRLDHSRAVSFFGKVNQLKLVKPYLRSVQNHNNKSVNEALNNLLTEEEDYQGLRASIDAYDNFDTIGLAQRLEKHELIEFRRIAAYLYKGNNRWRQSVELCKKDKLYKDAMLYAAESKDAELAETLLQWFLEEGRKECFAACLFASYDLLHPDVVLELAWRHNIMDFAMPYFIQVMREYLTKVDKLEEAESQRKTEEEVTEPQPMVFGQQLMLTSSAAPVTPQPVYPGYGYPATGYAAPPAAAAGYAAPPAAAAGYAAPPAAAAGYVAPPAAAAAAAYAAPPAAYGFNM